In Salinarimonas sp., a genomic segment contains:
- a CDS encoding DUF4112 domain-containing protein: MNDTGYGTASGAYARDGYERDGVRRASERLESLARLLDSSIRVPGTRFTFGLDSILSLVPVVGSFVGAGVSAYLVIEAYRLGAPRATLAAMLANIGLDTVLGSIPVIGFVFDALYKANNRNVAILRRHLARAGRL, encoded by the coding sequence GTGAACGATACCGGCTATGGAACCGCCTCGGGGGCCTATGCCCGCGACGGATACGAGCGCGACGGGGTGCGGCGCGCGAGCGAGCGGCTGGAGAGCCTCGCGCGGCTGCTCGATTCCTCGATCCGCGTGCCGGGCACGCGCTTCACCTTCGGCCTCGATTCGATCCTGTCGCTGGTGCCGGTGGTGGGCTCGTTCGTCGGCGCGGGCGTCTCGGCCTACCTGGTCATCGAGGCCTACCGGCTCGGCGCGCCGCGCGCGACGCTCGCCGCGATGCTCGCCAATATCGGGCTCGACACCGTGCTCGGCTCGATCCCGGTGATCGGCTTCGTGTTCGACGCGCTCTACAAGGCCAACAATCGGAACGTCGCCATCCTGCGGCGCCATCTCGCCCGCGCCGGACGCCTGTGA
- a CDS encoding response regulator encodes MSYPAQGSERPRVLVVEDEYFIADDLAQALVQEGVDVLGPVGDPAEALALVGRERIDRAVLDINLHGDLVFDVARALKARGVPFVFATGYAANVVPAGLADAPRWEKPFDAADLARWIVSDLAAA; translated from the coding sequence ATGTCTTACCCAGCGCAAGGCTCCGAGCGTCCGCGCGTCCTCGTGGTGGAGGACGAGTACTTCATCGCCGACGACTTGGCGCAGGCCCTGGTTCAGGAGGGCGTCGACGTCCTCGGGCCTGTCGGCGACCCGGCGGAGGCGCTGGCGCTCGTCGGGCGCGAGCGGATCGATCGCGCGGTGCTCGACATCAACTTGCACGGTGATCTCGTCTTCGACGTCGCGCGGGCCTTGAAGGCGCGGGGCGTGCCCTTCGTCTTCGCCACCGGCTACGCCGCCAACGTCGTCCCCGCCGGCCTCGCCGACGCGCCGCGCTGGGAGAAGCCCTTCGACGCGGCCGATCTCGCGCGCTGGATCGTCAGCGATCTCGCCGCCGCCTGA